A genomic stretch from bacterium includes:
- a CDS encoding SurA N-terminal domain-containing protein — protein MFFLCATFYLYGDDRIIAFVENEVITQREFILEKKDIEAIIDNILLQKKADELGIVVSDSMILERIEEVKGSFISPSLFKEALQSQGIDEAGLKLRIKNDITRARLINLFKERIRIPEDELLLNFDRYQNEVCIDFVEAENEEGAQKAFLELTKLGTTSLKIENTGFFCFPEMQEEFSKQAFSLEGGKISHPFKVEGKFYIIRGGEKRETEDLHLAKIRDELFIETMGRAKEISKDETRNDIEYEILSLIEEKLKEKRLKEYLSQFIKELRKEAYIKIMN, from the coding sequence TTGTTCTTCTTGTGTGCAACATTTTATCTTTATGGTGATGATAGAATAATTGCCTTTGTAGAAAATGAGGTAATTACCCAGAGAGAGTTTATCTTAGAAAAAAAGGATATTGAAGCAATAATTGATAACATCCTTCTTCAAAAGAAAGCAGATGAATTAGGAATTGTGGTTTCTGATAGTATGATTCTTGAGAGAATAGAGGAGGTAAAAGGTTCGTTTATCTCTCCTTCTTTGTTCAAAGAGGCTTTACAATCACAGGGAATAGATGAGGCTGGACTAAAATTAAGAATAAAAAATGATATAACACGGGCAAGGCTTATAAACCTTTTTAAGGAAAGAATAAGGATACCAGAAGATGAGCTTCTTTTAAATTTTGATAGGTATCAAAATGAGGTTTGTATTGATTTTGTTGAAGCAGAAAATGAAGAAGGTGCTCAAAAGGCATTTCTTGAGCTTACAAAGCTTGGGACAACAAGCCTGAAAATTGAAAATACAGGTTTCTTTTGTTTTCCAGAAATGCAGGAGGAATTTTCAAAGCAAGCCTTTTCCCTTGAGGGCGGAAAGATAAGTCATCCATTTAAGGTAGAAGGGAAATTTTATATCATAAGAGGGGGTGAAAAGAGAGAAACAGAAGACCTTCATTTAGCAAAAATAAGGGATGAGCTTTTCATTGAAACAATGGGAAGGGCAAAGGAAATATCAAAGGATGAAACAAGAAACGATATAGAATATGAAATTTTAAGCTTAATTGAAGAGAAGCTTAAAGAAAAAAGGCTTAAGGAATATCTTTCACAATTTATTAAAGAATTAAGAAAAGAGGCATATATTAAAATTATGAATTAG
- a CDS encoding diguanylate cyclase, with product MDDVLNKFIQSLEWKTIKDTIEKKFGIPPFMVVDKDRKPVEVSEKDRVFCRMIKEKEEGKRLCSQSFVSISSNVLVSKQPTVFSCHSEFLGYIIPLLSRGELVGMIYGCQLVDEGRDSRYYEQVSAKLHLDTKAFLYTLKGVPTVTIGGLEADISLIFQLANASINLLAERVKYTGKEGEIASITRFYELFEKSRYLLLTLEPSKLYSLIVNLAAKAMDAEICSLMILDPKTDELSIKASIGLEEGVTKRSFKKGTGIVGYVCKTGEPLLVKDITDDPRFHIEKSQPKYYTKSLISAPLRVGDEIFGILNVNNKSSRSAFNETDLKMISIIAGHAAIAIKNAVEKKEYSEEKEKVVKELAKDQENKERIVVEKQELIQSKENLENQLKEKEEFIKIRMELLAEKEKHIKDKTELEKERQKLNEAINSLTKERDELKTKIKENEKFIHEKEELEKKLEETIKEKEELAAQTEELGILYSISTEAPKMSKPREILSWILERIQPFFNYHASAYLYLDEERLIGEIKQTCFISDHCIKSIEEDMESFWKKNNPEQAGKKPEFFTEKGTKEELFWVGLKEFQNELIFPILYADKAKGLLSIHSFNKEPFPPLKRRLLRIVSHQVSETLERVELFAKIKEMAEKDELTKTYNYRYLEDYLLKEFSYAESYKKPLGLIMIDFDKLKYINDTFGHAEGNRLITTISDIIKKTMDGKGLIARFGGDEFAVVLPETLQNIAYDYAEKIRKNIESTPMTFGGKPHKATASLGVAAYPNPGIETSKDIFAKADKCLYAAKEAGRNKVILYQP from the coding sequence ATGGATGATGTATTAAACAAATTTATTCAATCCCTTGAGTGGAAAACAATAAAGGATACCATTGAAAAAAAATTTGGCATCCCTCCATTTATGGTTGTTGACAAAGATAGAAAGCCTGTAGAAGTTTCTGAAAAAGATAGGGTATTTTGCAGGATGATTAAAGAGAAGGAGGAGGGAAAAAGGCTATGCAGCCAAAGCTTTGTCTCAATTTCTAGTAATGTCCTTGTAAGCAAACAACCAACCGTGTTTTCCTGCCATTCAGAATTTTTAGGCTACATTATCCCTCTTCTATCAAGGGGTGAATTAGTCGGAATGATATATGGATGTCAGCTTGTTGATGAAGGAAGGGACAGCCGTTACTATGAACAGGTTTCGGCAAAATTACACCTTGATACAAAGGCATTTCTTTATACATTAAAGGGTGTTCCCACTGTTACCATAGGAGGCCTAGAGGCAGATATAAGCCTTATCTTTCAGCTTGCAAATGCCTCAATAAACCTTCTTGCAGAAAGGGTAAAATATACAGGAAAGGAGGGTGAAATAGCAAGCATTACAAGGTTCTATGAGCTATTTGAGAAATCGCGTTATCTGCTTCTTACATTAGAGCCTTCAAAGCTATATTCCTTGATTGTCAATCTTGCAGCAAAGGCAATGGATGCAGAAATCTGCTCCTTAATGATTTTAGACCCAAAGACAGATGAGTTATCAATAAAGGCATCTATAGGATTAGAGGAAGGGGTTACAAAAAGGTCATTCAAGAAAGGAACTGGCATTGTAGGATATGTATGCAAAACAGGAGAGCCTTTATTGGTTAAAGATATAACAGATGACCCAAGGTTTCATATAGAAAAAAGCCAACCAAAATACTATACAAAGTCTTTAATCTCTGCACCATTAAGGGTTGGCGATGAAATATTTGGCATATTGAATGTAAATAACAAATCATCCAGGTCAGCATTTAACGAAACAGACCTAAAAATGATTTCAATAATTGCAGGACATGCAGCCATTGCTATTAAAAATGCAGTAGAGAAAAAGGAATATAGCGAGGAAAAAGAAAAGGTAGTAAAAGAGCTTGCAAAGGATCAGGAAAACAAAGAAAGGATAGTTGTTGAAAAACAGGAGCTTATACAATCAAAAGAGAATTTAGAAAACCAATTAAAGGAAAAGGAAGAATTCATCAAAATAAGGATGGAGTTATTGGCTGAAAAGGAAAAGCACATCAAGGATAAAACAGAGCTTGAGAAAGAAAGGCAGAAGCTCAATGAGGCAATAAATAGCCTTACAAAGGAGAGGGATGAGCTAAAGACAAAGATAAAGGAGAACGAAAAATTTATTCATGAGAAGGAGGAGCTTGAGAAAAAGCTTGAGGAGACAATAAAAGAAAAGGAGGAGCTTGCCGCACAAACAGAAGAGCTTGGTATTTTGTATTCTATCTCAACAGAGGCACCAAAGATGTCAAAACCAAGGGAGATATTGTCTTGGATATTGGAGCGTATTCAGCCATTCTTTAATTACCATGCATCAGCCTACCTTTATCTTGATGAGGAAAGGCTGATTGGCGAGATAAAGCAAACCTGTTTTATAAGCGACCATTGTATAAAGTCAATTGAGGAGGATATGGAATCTTTTTGGAAGAAGAATAATCCAGAGCAAGCAGGAAAGAAGCCAGAATTCTTTACAGAAAAGGGGACAAAGGAGGAGTTATTCTGGGTTGGATTAAAGGAGTTTCAAAATGAGCTTATATTTCCCATTCTTTATGCCGATAAGGCAAAGGGGCTTTTATCTATCCATTCATTTAATAAGGAGCCATTTCCACCATTAAAAAGGAGGCTCTTAAGAATAGTCTCCCACCAGGTTTCAGAAACCCTTGAGAGGGTTGAGCTATTCGCCAAGATAAAGGAGATGGCAGAAAAGGATGAGCTTACCAAGACTTACAACTACAGGTATCTTGAGGATTATCTTTTAAAGGAGTTTTCCTATGCAGAATCATACAAAAAACCTTTGGGATTGATTATGATTGATTTTGATAAGCTAAAATATATCAACGATACATTTGGACATGCAGAGGGAAATAGGCTTATTACTACTATATCAGATATAATAAAAAAGACAATGGATGGAAAGGGTCTTATTGCCAGATTTGGTGGTGATGAATTTGCCGTTGTCCTTCCTGAGACATTACAAAATATTGCTTATGATTATGCAGAAAAGATAAGGAAAAATATTGAAAGCACACCAATGACATTTGGTGGAAAACCCCATAAGGCTACAGCAAGCCTTGGTGTAGCAGCATACCCAAACCCTGGGATTGAAACAAGCAAGGATATA